ACTGGTTTTCCGCTGCTGGATGGGGATGGTGGGATCCGCGCTGTCGCCGGGGTCGCTGCGGATGTCACTGAAACCAGAGAACTGGCCGATCGTCAGGACGTACTCGTAGCGGAGCTACAACATCGCACACGCAACCTTATCGCGGTGGTCCGCTCGATCTCTGACAAGACACTGCGGGGTGCCGCCTCTCTGGACGATTTCAAGGTTCGGTTCCGGTGTCGCCTGGAAGCGCTTGCGCGTGTGCAAGGGCTGCTCTCGCGGACTACCTCGGTCGAGAAGGTCAGCTTCGATGATCTGCTTCGCTCCGAGCTCGCCGCGCTCGGCGCCGACGGCCAGGGCGCGAAGGTGACGCTAGACGGCCCGGACGGGGTGCCGCTCCGCTCCAGCATGGTCCAGACTTTGGCGCTTGCACTGCACGAACTCGCGACCAACGCCGACAAATATGGGGCGCTGTCCACCGCCAACCCTGACGGGCGGCTCGCCGTCCGCTGGCATGTCGATCCTGCCGGTGACGATTCACCGCGCCTCCACGTTGAATGGCAGGAAAACGGGGTTAAGATGCTTCAGGCTGGCGCCTTGCCTCGCGGGGGCGGATATGGGCGCGAGCTGATCGAACGCGCGCTGCCCTATCAACTGCACGCCCAGACAACCTATGAGCTATGCGATGACGGCGTGCGCTGTACGATCGCGTTGCCAATCTCAGGGCAGGGAGGAGCAGTGGAATATGACTTATGAGTAATGCATTGTTGGAAGGCCGTCGCATCCTTCTGGTGGAAGATGATTATTTCATCGCCGACGCCCTGTTGGAGGCGTTGGAAGACGCGGGCGCGACGGTGCTCGGGCCGGTTTCCTCGGTCAAGGACGCGTTGGCGCTGCTTGGTCGCGAACACGATGTTAACGGTGCGGTTCTCGACATAAACTTGGATGGGGAGGCGGTCTTCCCCGTCGCCGACGTGCTTTGCGCACGGGGCGTTCTTTTCCTTTTCGCCACCGGCTATGATGAAGCAGCGGTGCTTCCCGCGTGGCGACACATCACACGATGCGAAAAGCCGGTAAATGTGGCTGCCGTCGTACGTGCGCTGCGAGCGCCATGATGCAGACCTGGAAGATGGTTTGACAGGGTCCGTACCAAATGGCTGCTTTCGCCTGTCCGCAGCGGGCATCAACGCATGCATGTCCGTCCGCTTCCCGCCCTCAGGTTGCCCTCGCCCGTCACAGACGTCTGTGAGGATGCAGCCGCAGCGAAGGGCCGAAAGGTCCGCATAGCAGACAGAATAGGGCTTCGAAGACCCTTCCTTGTGGTAGCCGATGCGATGCGAAATGGCCGCGATGCAATAGCCTTCTTGCTGACCAGAGAGGTTAACTCTATCTCGGCAGGATGCAGCGTACGCATCCCCGCTATCTTTATCGTATTGGATCATGAAACCGCATCGACATCGTCGGAGTGGCGCATCGCGTTCGCCACAGCAACAGCATGATCTCGGCAACCATGTCCTTGAGAGCACGAGCGCAAAGGGCAAGATCCGAGGCACGGCGCGGCAACTTGTCGAGCATTATCTTCAGTTTGCAGAAGAAGCACGGCGTGCAAATGATCGCGTGGCGTCCGAGGCTTTCCTTCAATCAGCCGAGCACTATACCCGCTTAGGCAATCCCGTCCGTCACACCGAGACCCGGCCTGTGAAGCACCCGCCTTACGGGCCCGCGCCGGCTGCGACAGAAACGCGCGCTTCTACCAGTGATACCTGCATAGCTGTTCCATTGGCTGCAGTGTGCATAGGACGAGCGCCTGCGCCTGAAGCCGTCATCGTAAAGATAGCGCCCGAGTTCCATGACTTTAGGAGCCAAGAGCAAACCAGGATCGAAAAGCGGGCAGCGGCAGCGGCTGACCTTGAGCGGGTTGCCGGACGGCATGGCTACACATTAGCACAGTTAGGCTTGGTACTTCGGTCATAGTAACCCAGCCTGTGGCTAATGCTGGTGAAGGGATATGCTTTATCAGATGAAGCTCAGGTATTCTCGCCGCCGTGGAAGCCGAGTGATCGCTAGATCCGCACAGCTGCCGCCAGTGCGGCGCACATTTATCGACGTGAAAAGCCCAGAGCAGCGCTACTGCTCGCCACAGTATGAATGGCTGCTCAAATCTGGGCGCCGCATGCTTCCTAAGCCACCTTGATGCTGGCAGAAAAGCATGGGGACGACCTGAAAGTTGCTTTGATTTTCGCAACGTGTTTTCTGGCACTTCGGTGATCCTCGAGCGCCGTGCAGCCGGGTCACAAGAAAACCGCTCGTTTTTCTGACAGATCACTGTCGTCATCGGTATCGAGAGAAGCAGTCATAGGCGAGCCATCAGATTATCAACGTGGAGGTATCGTGGATCAAACTTGCGGATGGTCCGGCCGCCGACAGCATGTCTGTGCCAAGGTCGTCTGTCCCTATCCACAAAACGGCGCGGTCCTGCCATCACGTCCAAGGTAGTGATAAGTGTGGGGCAGCTTGCGCCGAAGTCGCCGATATGTTGGCGTTTGCTTCAACCTGCCTGTTCACAAGGTCCCGGAGGACGCAGCCATGTCGACGACCCAAGATCAAAACGATATGTTGCTTCAACCCGGCACAACATGCTGGCGAGTGACTGTCGCCAGCCAAGCCGCATTGATCGTGGACGCGGCTGACTATTTTGTGCACCTCCGCAAGGCGCTGACCCGCGCCAAGCGGGCGGCCTATCTGATCGGTTGGGACTTCGACCTTCGTCTCGAAATGGTCCCAAGCCAGAGCGACGAGGACGGCAATGCCCCCGACGGATGGCCTAACCGGCTCGGAGATTTCCTCGAGGCCTTAATTGACGAACGGCCCAGACTGTCCCTGTATATTCTCAAGTGGGATGGCGCGATGCTTGCTGAGTTGTCCACACAAGCCAGGGAGACGCTGTCCCTGAAGAAGTCATCCAGGCGTGTCCGTTTGGCACTCGACAGCCACCATCCGGTAGGCGCTTGCCACCACCAGAAAATCGTGGTGATCGACGACAACCTCGCCTTCTGCGGCGGCATCGACGTCACCACGGGACGTTGGGACACGCGGGATCACAAGCCTGGCGACGATCGGAGGGAAGACCCTGATGGCTCGCTCCACCAGCCTTGGCACGACGTGACCAGCGCGCTGGAGGGCCCTGTGGCAGAAGCCCTTGGTGATCTGGCGCGGCAGCGCTGGCTATCGGCCACAGGCGAGACGCTGCAAGCACCGTTCGGCAGAAGCCATTCTTGCTGGCCGAACTGCCTGGAACCGGATCTCTACGACGTGAGGGTCGGTATTGCCCGCACCGAGCCACGCTATCGTGACGGACCGCTGGTGAACGAGATCGAGGAACTTTACCTTGCGGCTATCCGCGCCGCTCGTCGCACGATCTATATAGAGAACCAATATCTTGCCGCGGGCTCTCTGTGCGAAGCAATGGAGGCGCGGTTGGCCGAGCCGGACGGCCCGGAGATCGTGGTCGTCAACCCGCTGTCGGCCCAAAGTTTTCTTGAAGACGAGGCGATGCATTCTATCCGCTCCCGGATGATCGAGCGGCTTCAGGATGCCGATGACCGTGCCGGTGGCGGACGCTTTATGATCGTTCATCCGGTCAGCGCGGATGGCACCCCGATCTACGTCCATGCCAAGGTTTTCGTGGTTGATGATCTGTTTATCAAAATTGGCTCAAGTAATATCGATAACCGCTCCATGGGCTTTGATACGGAATGCGACATTGCGATTGAGGCTTCGTCGGGAACAGAGCGCGCATTTATCAGGAACTGCACGCTCTCGCTGCTGGCCGAGCATCTGGACTGTGCGAAAGACGCGGTCAATGCAGTGTGGCGGCAAGGAGGCTCGCTTATCGGTGCGATCGAGGCGCTGCAGAGGAGGGACGGGCGGAGCCTGCATCCGATTAAGCCGCATGCTCTTGACCCTTTAGAGCGAGCGCTTGCGGACAGCCGCATTCTCGATCCTCGGTATTGGCCGCACCGTCAGGTATCTTTAACCGACCGCGCCAAACATGCCCTCAAACGCGCTGTCGAACCCTATCAGCGGGAGACACTAGGCTTGGGCGCAGTCGTTTTCGCAGTGGGTATCGCCGCGATCGGCATCTGGGTTGGGCGCGGCATAATGCGTCGCTCCCGGCGTCCGCCTCTGGCGGCACCCGCCGTCATCACCAGCAAAGCCCCGAATGCGCCGACGCCGAGCCTGCGGAGACATTGAGAGAGGTATTGGCTTTGGGGGATGAGCATTTCTTGATGTGCTTCGACGTCTTGGTGTTGCTGTTTCACGCCGATCCCCACATCAGAAATGGCTCAACAGAGCGCTGGACTGCTCAGGATACGCTGTTGCAAATGCAGTAGGCATAACTCTATGCATTCCGGGCCGGAAAGTCTGCTGCCCCTTTGATTTACAAGCGGAACCCCAGCAGGTTTCGCAAGGAGACGATGTGTCGAATATTGAACAGACCGAGATCCGGCAGAAAGTGCTGGCGGATTTCAGCGAATTCGCTCTCCGCAGCGACAGCCTTGATGACGTGCTGCAGGAGGCCTGTCGCCTTGTCGCGGAAGCGCTCAATGCGGATTTGGCGAAAGTCCTGGAAGTTGAGGAGGGCGGCAGGTCGGCTCTGGTCAAGGCAGGTATCGGCTGGAAGCCCGGGATCGTGGGGAAGGAGCGCATTCTGTTTTCTGAGCGCTCCTCCGAGGGCTATGCACTCGACCGCGGCGAACCTGTCATCTCGCGTGACATCAATGATGAGAACCGGTTCGAGTTCGCCGACTTCCTGATCGATCACGGCGTCGTCTCGCTGATAAATGTCCCTATCTACCTTCCAGGCCGAATGCCGTACGGACTGCTGCAGGTTGACAGCACAGAGATACGCAAATTTGGCGACACGGATATTCAGTTCCTGCGGACCTACGCCACGATCCTTGGTCCGGTGATCGATCGCCTGCACAAGGTGCAAAGCCTTGAGCAGGCTGCAGACGTCAACAGGCGCCTGATGCAGGAACTGCAACATCGGGTCAAAAACCACCTCAGCATCGTTGTCAGCCTGGTCAGGGCGCGGGCGCGGCAAACAAAATCGGATGAAGCACGAGCCGAACTGATGGCTGTTGGGAAGCGTATCGATACCCTGCGTCTGGTTCATGAGCAGCTTTACCGGAACGGGATGCCGGATCATCTACCCCTACGTCCATTTCTTTCTCAGCTTATCAGTGGACTATGCAGCATGCATGAAAACGACGATGGTAAGATCGCGCTGGACTTCAGCATTGACGATATCGAGCTGGCTGCGGATATTGCCGTGCCTCTCGGTCTGATCGCCAATGAGTTTGTCACCAACAGCCTAAAATACGCCTTTGGCCCCGAAGGCGGCACCATCTCGGTGAGTGTCAAGTCGACGAACGAGCGCCTGCAAGTGTGCATGCGCGACGATGGAAAGGGCATGCAGCCTGTTCTGCAGTCGACCCCTCCTGGCTCAGGCACCGGCATGAAGCTTATCGAAGCCCTGGCAGAACAACTGGATGGAAATCTCACGTGGCCGATGTCGCAACCTGGCACCATGCTCTGCATTGATCTGAGGAGATGACCCATCTGAGGTTGCGCTGCTCCCCAACCTTGGACCGCCGGATGCTGGAGTTTTCCGGTTCATATCCCAGGTAGAGATTCTTTTGGTCACGGACACCGGCCGGCGACGTCGTTGGACGGACGCCGAGAAGGTGCGGATCGTGGAGGAGAACTGCGCGGCGCCGCGGATGGCGTATACGTCCGGTTTCGGCACTCTGACGGCATGTTAAAGTGTCTGCTAAATGTCCATGATCGATAATGGACATCTTGGATTGAACTATGGCGGGGCAGAAGCTGCGGTTCTGGTCGGTCTATCCATGATTTCTAAAACAGCCAGAACGAGCCCAGAGGTCTGAGGTTTAAACCGTGGAACCACACGCCTGACCGCGGTGGTACTTTTATTGACCGACAAACTTGCGCATTTCGTCAACGACCTTTTCTTCGGAATAAGGCTTTTCGAAGAAGATAGCACCTGCAGGCACTCGCTCAGGCGTTACATGCCGATAACCAGAGGTGACGATAATCCGGACTGCCGGCCAGCGTTCTGCAATCTGAGATGCTAGCCACAACCCATCCTTTCCGTAACCCAGATCCACGTCTGTAAATACGACTGCGATGTCAGAACATGTGTTCAGAACTCTCACAGCCATCTCGCAGTCACTCGCCGCAAGAGCCTGAAACCCCGCTTCCTCGACCATGGCCAGCGCGGCCATGCGTAAAAGCGGCTCATCCTCAACTACAAGAACCATTTGAGCAGTCATAATGTCTCAGGCCTCAAGATCTTGTTGCGTCAACGAGCGGGGCTTTCAGTGTTACAATAAGCCCTAAAGGATCATAATTCAGATCCACGCCCCCGGTTCCCACAAGACCCACTTGAAGCAGCCTTGAGCCAAAACCTTTTTTCTGAGGTTTTGTAATTTTTGGTCCTCCGACCTCGCGCCACTGGATGACGAGGTTGTGGTCATCGTCCACATCCTTTTCCAATTGCCATCGAATCTCTACGCGGCCCGCTTCGTTTGAAAAGGCGCCGTACTTGATTGCGTTGGTCGCAAGCTCATGAAGCAGCATTGATAGAGTAAGCGTCGTCTTTGGCCCTAACTCGACAGGGGGTCCGGAGATTTGAAGGTGTTCGATCTGGACGAGGGCTGCCAGCGTTGATTCGATAACGTCCTTAATTTCCCCGGCTTCCCAATTTCTGTGCAAAAGCACATTATGCGCCTGTGACAGCGCATGAAGTCGGTTAGTGAAGTCGTATAGCGCCTCGGGGGTGAGCGCCGCGCGCAAAGTCTGTGTAGCGATCGCCTGAACCATCGACAGGCTGTTTTTCAGCCTGTGGGACAACTCCTGATTCAACACTGCCTGTTCTTCCTCGGCTCGCGCAGTACTCAGAGCTGCAAGGAGACGATCCGACACGCGACGCATGAAGTCGATCTCTCCCTGTTCCCAACGTCTGGCGTCGACTTGGTGGACAAAGAGGGCACCAACAAGGTCGCCTTTTTCGAACTGTGGTACGCTGATATGGGCTGCCACCTGAATATTTTGATAGCTCTGCAGATCATCAGCAAGTGCGACCTCCTCTTCCGCATTGCACATAATAAGGGGATGTCCCGTCTCAAGCAGCGCAGCGGTGCGAAAAAAATCTGCGACTTGATAGTGGCCCTCCATTGGCGGCACATCGCCGGAGAGGCATTCGCCGATGATAGTGAACTGCGCAGCCTTACGCTTCCGCGTCGCATATCCTGCGCGAGAAACATCAAGAGTTTCGAGAAGAAGGCGGCAAGTGAGATGCGTCATCTCCTTGAGGGTTGAGACCTGCCTTAATTCTTCGCCAAGTTTGAGAAGAGCGTTCTGATAGAGTGCGGAATTTTTTTGCTCCGTAATGTCTTGCACTGTACCGAACATGCCTCGGACATGCCCCTTTTCATCAAGGATGTGCTCGGCGCGGCGGGAAACCCATCTGACAGCTTGGTCATCGGCCCGGCAGATGCGGTAGTCGACATCCAGATGAGCCCCTGACTGCCAGTAGTCGGCATTTTCGAGCTGGAGTCTCCCGGCCTGGTTCAAAATAAGGTCCGCGAGTTCGACGGTCGACACCTCCGGTGCCTCGGCAAGGCCAAACGTTCGGCAAAACTGCGGCGAAGCCACTATGATGCCAGTGTCCAGATTCATCTCGAACGTGCCAATGCGTCCGGCCTCTTGTGCAAGCCTTAACCTCCGCTCCGCGTCCCGGAGCACACGTGCATCCTCCGCACGCTCTCGAGACACCGACATGAAGCGTGCGATGGTCTGAAAGAATGACAGCGCGTCATCATCAAAGGCAGGGACCTCGGAGCTAACAAAAGACACCACTCCCGTGACTTTGTCTTTGAAGCAGATGGGGAAGCCCGCATAGGCTTGAACACCAGAAGTCCTGGCTATTTCGTAGCGCGGCTCGCAGCTTAGATGCAGGTTCTCGAGAACGAGTGGCTCGGCCCGTTCGGCAACAATGCCACAAAGGGGGACATCGAATGAAACGCGACGAAGCGCCATGCTTATCTCTTCATTCACTCCCACGGAATGACGCAACTCAAGATGCTGGCCGTCTGCAGCGACATCGTAAAGAAAGCACATGTCAAAACCCACGGCGTCAGCACCTCCCGCCAAGATAGGCCTCAGCGTGGCTGCAGGATCGTCTGTGTTCAGAAGAGCACTGGCCGCTTGCGACAGCAGCGCAAGCTGCTGCGCTTGCCTGCGCGCCTGCGTCTGATCACGCAGAATATTCACGTACCCCACATGATTACCGGCATCGTCGCGCAGCGGCATCATCTCGGCCGAGGCAAAGAAACGCGAGCCGTCCTTCTTTACATGCCAGCGCTCGTCAGCCGCGCGGCCGCTCTCGCGAGCGGCAGCCATCTCTAGTTCTGGAACCCCAGCACTCTGATCGGCCGGGTTGAAGGTGATCGCTACAGGTTTTTCCAGCATTTCAGCTTCTGACCAACCAAAAACATTCTCCGCGCCCCGGTTCCAGCCGGTGACGTTGCCTTGCAGGTCTTTCGAGATAATTGCGTAGTCAGCAGCGCTGTTCAGCACCTGCCTGTGCCGGGTCTCAATCCGCTGAGTGTCCGCCAGCGCCGCACGCAACTCAACCTGCGTCATTGCTTGCCGGGCCAAGAGCTTCAGGGTTCGAATTTGGGACCCGTCCAGCGAACGAGGTTTGGTGTCGAGAACGCATACCGTTCCAATCGGATAACCATCGCGCGTCCTTAGGAGTGCCCCGGCATAGAAGCGTAATCCTCCTTCCTGCGTAACCAAGGGATTGCCTTCGAAACGCGGATCATGGCGTGCGTCCGGAACGATCATCATGTCCTCAGACAAGATAGCATGGCCGCAGAAGGACGTGTCCAAGGGAGTTTCGCGCACGCCAAGACCGACTTCGGCTTTGAAAAACTGCCGTTCACTGTCCACGAAATTCACTACAGCAATAGGCGTCTGACACACCTCGGCCGCCATGGCAGCGATGTCGTCAAATTCGGCTTCCCGCGGCGTATCGAGAATTTGGTAACTATGCAGCGTCGAGGACCGTGCTTGTTCACTATAATGAGCGGTGCGAAGCGTATTGTTTGGATTGAGCACAGTCATGTTTACCTATAGAAAGCGTCGATGCTTCACATCAACGGGGGTTCCCGAGCAAGCTGCTCTGTAATGTTCTTATGATATGCTTGCAGAAGGTCGTTATAAATTTCAACTAAGTTGGTCTTAAAGTTAATCTATCATAGGTCGATAGACACAATTTCTAGCGCAGTTGAGAGTGTCATCAAGCAAATCCAGTTGGTTCAGAGTTGTTCTGGCCGAACTACTTGAGGCAACACGACACCTTGAGGCGGGTAAGTTCATCTGTCAGCGGCTCGGGCGAAAAAGTTCAGTAAGCATACAAAAACCGAAAACCACCGGACTTGACCGCAGAGAGGAGAGAGGCGGCAAGCCCGATGGCCTTCAAGGTCTTTGTGACCGAACCTTCAGGGAGGAGGAGGGCGGGTCCGGCGAAGGAATGAAGCGGCGAGCTCCGTACAATCAGACCGCCGATTAGGAAGATGTGTGTCATGAGTTATCGCTGCGTTGCAGCATTGCCTTTGGACACCGCTGCGCGGCAACTTGGCCTTCGATTGCCCCAACAAGAGCACCTCTGCCTACAGCTTATTCAACCCGCGGCCTGCCTTCACGCCGGTATCGGGTTTTACGCGCCGCCAGGGAGAGGGGGACGGGGAGCAGCCACGAACTGTAGGTCATACTTTAATGGGAGACGAGTGCCGGAGTGTGGTGCCGCGCAGGATCATTGCTTTACTTTTGAAGCAGACGCTTACATTGGCAAAATGGCAATGCCCCACCAGCTTTCCCCCAACATATCGGAGCCTTGAAGGAGAAAGACCATGCAACTCACAAGGCTTATATATGTTTCAAACCACAGTGGAATAGAAGACACGAGCCTTGAGGCTATTCTAGAAAAATCAATAATCAATAATAAAATAGATAATATTACTGGACTTCTCATTTGCAGTGGTGAAGACTTTATTCAGCTAATTGAAGGAGGCCGAACAGTTGTTGCAAAATGCTTTATGCGCATTATGCAAGATGAGCGGCACCGTGATATCAGAATTGTATTTTCCAAGCCGGTAGACAGCCGTCTCTTTCCTGAATGGAATATGCAAAACGTTAGCGCATCACAAATCAGGAATGAACCTTTGAGCAAATATTGGATAAATGGCTTGTTCGAGCCAGACGAAATGTCGCACAAGGATATAGAGGAGCTTTTTATATTCCTATCCGGCGATATCAAAAAAATCTGAAAAATCATGTGCTTGATGAAATGACAAGGCAACCTGGCTAAAATCATCAGCTTCACGGAAAAGAAACGCGCCGCATGGCGCTCCCTAATCGGCCTTCCTACCGTTAAAAAAAAGAGGTGTTATGCCCCGGACAACCCCAGCACAGTCACTCGCGCCGGGGTTGTCAAAAAGGCAACCAAGAACGCAGCAACACATCCCGTTGTAGAACCAAAGCAGTCAAGGTCCTAACAAAATCTAAGCCTGCTGATCGGCTTGGTGCGTTAGCCATGCCATCACCGCAGGTTTAGAGGCCCTAAAGGTGGCAAACCTATCGATGTGCCGTAGGCAGAAGGCTGCGTTCTTGACGGGCTTGGTTGACAAAGCCAGACATAAAAAAACATTGTTTGCTCGTTAACTTTCGCGATGTCGGGTGGAGGCTCTCTTGAATAGGTTGCAGACTAATCATGATAGGTGGGGTCCAAATCCGCTACAACGGGCAGTGGACGCTGCAGGGATCGCTCTTTGGTCGTGGAATGTTGACACAGACTCATTCGACATGGACGAGCGAGGGTTCGAACTGTGGGATGTGTCGTCAAAAGAAGTTTTGACTTTCGAGCATCTCTCAGAAAAAATTCACCCTGCAGACCGAGATCGCGTTCGTGCAGCATTTAAGGCAACACGAGCAGTCGTCGGACCTTATGAAATCGATTTCCGGACTTTGATTGGCACAAAGGTGCGTTGGATTTCGGCTCGAGGTCGTGGCAGTGACGACGATATTATTAACCGTGCGATGATAGGTGTATTTCTTGATGTGACTGGCCGTAAACAAGCTGAAGAGAGCAGCGAGCTTATGGCCGGCGAGATGAGCCACAGGGTTAAAAACCTTTTAGTCATCGCTTCCGGGCTAGCAAGGATCACGTCCCGCTCGTCGTCCGATGTAGAAGATATGACAAATCAGCTTACGCGTAGGCTGATAGCTTTGGGCCGAGCCCACGATCTTGTCCGTCCGGTGCCGGGGCATGAGGGCGACGCAGCCCTATTGGGTGATATATTTTCGGTTTTGCTGGCTCCCTATGATGATCTGGGCGCATTCGCTGGCCGCATTCGCGTATCAGTACCGAGAATGGGTGTCGGAGAAAACGCGGCTTCATCTTTGGCGCTGGTGGTGCATGAGCTCGCTACTAACTCGCTCAAATACGGCTCACTTTCTTGCGATGAAGGAGTTCTCGATATTTCTGGCGGCATGGAGGGGGATAACCTCCGCATCGTCTGGACCGAACAAGGTGGCCCTGAGATAGATACGACACTTGATCATCGGGGGTACGGAAGCAAATTGGTGCGAGCGACTATCGAAAATTCGCTTGGTGGAACTATCAGCTATGATTGGTCACCAAGTGGAGCTCTTGTCACCATTGAAATGAACGGCGAACTCCTAGGTTCGTAGGCCAAGTATGTCGCGGCTTCCCGCCATCTGTTATCCTCATCCGCCTGCCATCTGCACAGTTCTGAGATTGCGCGAAGGTGATTAACCTCGCATAGCGAATACCATCAAAACAAGCCGCATCCCGGCCATCAACACTTAAGGCAACGCCATGTTTAAAGTTGGCAAAGAATATGAGTTTATTTTCCTGACGTGCACAGACCGCGGGCCGACTGAGACTGGTGGGCGGCGATGGTTTGTCCAAGCGGTTGAAGGGACACTCCTTCATCTTCATTTACCCGCATCACCCCCAGCTGCTGCCGACAAATATCTTGGCCCCAGCCACGAGCAAAACATGATCCTCAATACGGCATCGCCGTTCTTCCACAGCGCCCGCCTTACGGAAGAGATTGACGCAGATAGCAAGCGTCTCGCAGATCTGGCTAAAAGGTGGCGCGCCAGCAATCAGCACAATTAGGTCATGCTAACAAAAAGGGCTTCCCCTTACAGAGCGACTGTTACGCAAACTTATACACGAGCAGAGCTTCTATTGCATATCGTGCAAATTTATCTCTGTCCGATAGCGTACAAAGAAACCCCTGATAAATGATAGTTTTTGCGGAAACCGCTACTACAAGAGCAGA
The nucleotide sequence above comes from Paracoccus liaowanqingii. Encoded proteins:
- a CDS encoding response regulator → MSNALLEGRRILLVEDDYFIADALLEALEDAGATVLGPVSSVKDALALLGREHDVNGAVLDINLDGEAVFPVADVLCARGVLFLFATGYDEAAVLPAWRHITRCEKPVNVAAVVRALRAP
- a CDS encoding DUF4167 domain-containing protein; its protein translation is MKPHRHRRSGASRSPQQQHDLGNHVLESTSAKGKIRGTARQLVEHYLQFAEEARRANDRVASEAFLQSAEHYTRLGNPVRHTETRPVKHPPYGPAPAATETRASTSDTCIAVPLAAVCIGRAPAPEAVIVKIAPEFHDFRSQEQTRIEKRAAAAADLERVAGRHGYTLAQLGLVLRS
- a CDS encoding phospholipase D-like domain-containing protein; the protein is MSTTQDQNDMLLQPGTTCWRVTVASQAALIVDAADYFVHLRKALTRAKRAAYLIGWDFDLRLEMVPSQSDEDGNAPDGWPNRLGDFLEALIDERPRLSLYILKWDGAMLAELSTQARETLSLKKSSRRVRLALDSHHPVGACHHQKIVVIDDNLAFCGGIDVTTGRWDTRDHKPGDDRREDPDGSLHQPWHDVTSALEGPVAEALGDLARQRWLSATGETLQAPFGRSHSCWPNCLEPDLYDVRVGIARTEPRYRDGPLVNEIEELYLAAIRAARRTIYIENQYLAAGSLCEAMEARLAEPDGPEIVVVNPLSAQSFLEDEAMHSIRSRMIERLQDADDRAGGGRFMIVHPVSADGTPIYVHAKVFVVDDLFIKIGSSNIDNRSMGFDTECDIAIEASSGTERAFIRNCTLSLLAEHLDCAKDAVNAVWRQGGSLIGAIEALQRRDGRSLHPIKPHALDPLERALADSRILDPRYWPHRQVSLTDRAKHALKRAVEPYQRETLGLGAVVFAVGIAAIGIWVGRGIMRRSRRPPLAAPAVITSKAPNAPTPSLRRH
- a CDS encoding sensor histidine kinase, with the protein product MSNIEQTEIRQKVLADFSEFALRSDSLDDVLQEACRLVAEALNADLAKVLEVEEGGRSALVKAGIGWKPGIVGKERILFSERSSEGYALDRGEPVISRDINDENRFEFADFLIDHGVVSLINVPIYLPGRMPYGLLQVDSTEIRKFGDTDIQFLRTYATILGPVIDRLHKVQSLEQAADVNRRLMQELQHRVKNHLSIVVSLVRARARQTKSDEARAELMAVGKRIDTLRLVHEQLYRNGMPDHLPLRPFLSQLISGLCSMHENDDGKIALDFSIDDIELAADIAVPLGLIANEFVTNSLKYAFGPEGGTISVSVKSTNERLQVCMRDDGKGMQPVLQSTPPGSGTGMKLIEALAEQLDGNLTWPMSQPGTMLCIDLRR
- a CDS encoding response regulator, with the translated sequence MTAQMVLVVEDEPLLRMAALAMVEEAGFQALAASDCEMAVRVLNTCSDIAVVFTDVDLGYGKDGLWLASQIAERWPAVRIIVTSGYRHVTPERVPAGAIFFEKPYSEEKVVDEMRKFVGQ
- a CDS encoding GAF domain-containing protein, giving the protein MTVLNPNNTLRTAHYSEQARSSTLHSYQILDTPREAEFDDIAAMAAEVCQTPIAVVNFVDSERQFFKAEVGLGVRETPLDTSFCGHAILSEDMMIVPDARHDPRFEGNPLVTQEGGLRFYAGALLRTRDGYPIGTVCVLDTKPRSLDGSQIRTLKLLARQAMTQVELRAALADTQRIETRHRQVLNSAADYAIISKDLQGNVTGWNRGAENVFGWSEAEMLEKPVAITFNPADQSAGVPELEMAAARESGRAADERWHVKKDGSRFFASAEMMPLRDDAGNHVGYVNILRDQTQARRQAQQLALLSQAASALLNTDDPAATLRPILAGGADAVGFDMCFLYDVAADGQHLELRHSVGVNEEISMALRRVSFDVPLCGIVAERAEPLVLENLHLSCEPRYEIARTSGVQAYAGFPICFKDKVTGVVSFVSSEVPAFDDDALSFFQTIARFMSVSRERAEDARVLRDAERRLRLAQEAGRIGTFEMNLDTGIIVASPQFCRTFGLAEAPEVSTVELADLILNQAGRLQLENADYWQSGAHLDVDYRICRADDQAVRWVSRRAEHILDEKGHVRGMFGTVQDITEQKNSALYQNALLKLGEELRQVSTLKEMTHLTCRLLLETLDVSRAGYATRKRKAAQFTIIGECLSGDVPPMEGHYQVADFFRTAALLETGHPLIMCNAEEEVALADDLQSYQNIQVAAHISVPQFEKGDLVGALFVHQVDARRWEQGEIDFMRRVSDRLLAALSTARAEEEQAVLNQELSHRLKNSLSMVQAIATQTLRAALTPEALYDFTNRLHALSQAHNVLLHRNWEAGEIKDVIESTLAALVQIEHLQISGPPVELGPKTTLTLSMLLHELATNAIKYGAFSNEAGRVEIRWQLEKDVDDDHNLVIQWREVGGPKITKPQKKGFGSRLLQVGLVGTGGVDLNYDPLGLIVTLKAPLVDATRS
- a CDS encoding BLUF domain-containing protein; the encoded protein is MQLTRLIYVSNHSGIEDTSLEAILEKSIINNKIDNITGLLICSGEDFIQLIEGGRTVVAKCFMRIMQDERHRDIRIVFSKPVDSRLFPEWNMQNVSASQIRNEPLSKYWINGLFEPDEMSHKDIEELFIFLSGDIKKI
- a CDS encoding sensor histidine kinase — protein: MDERGFELWDVSSKEVLTFEHLSEKIHPADRDRVRAAFKATRAVVGPYEIDFRTLIGTKVRWISARGRGSDDDIINRAMIGVFLDVTGRKQAEESSELMAGEMSHRVKNLLVIASGLARITSRSSSDVEDMTNQLTRRLIALGRAHDLVRPVPGHEGDAALLGDIFSVLLAPYDDLGAFAGRIRVSVPRMGVGENAASSLALVVHELATNSLKYGSLSCDEGVLDISGGMEGDNLRIVWTEQGGPEIDTTLDHRGYGSKLVRATIENSLGGTISYDWSPSGALVTIEMNGELLGS